The Chloroflexota bacterium sequence AAGACCTTCAGATGGTCCGGCGTGTGGCCGTACTCAGCGCCCCAGACGCGATCCAGCAGGGCCTCGTGGGGCATCAGCCGGCCGGCGTTGCGGACGAGGTGATAGAGCAGCTTGTACTCGACGGGTGTCAGCTTGATCGGCTCGCCCGCCAGGCTGACCTGCCGATCCCGAAAGTTGAACACCAGGTCGCCGATCACGAGGTCGGGCAGGGCGCGCTCGGGCGGGAGCAGATCGGCGCGGCGCAGGATCGCTTTGATCCGGGCGATCAGGACGAGGTAGCTGCACGGCTTCAGGACATACTCGTCCGCGCCAAGCTCCAGGGCGCGGATCTGGTCGGCGTCGTCCGTCCGCGCCGAGAGCACGATGATCGGCACGTCGGAGACGCGGCGCACCTGACGCAGCACGTCGAATGCGGAGCAGTCCCCGAGGGCCAGTTCGAGCAGCAGCACATCAGGATCGTGCTCGAAGAAGATCTGCACGCCGCGCTCGCCATCCGGGGCCGTCAGGACGACCACATCGTGCCAGTGGAACTGGAGCGCAGCCGTCAGGCCGTCAAGCGTCGCAGGATCGCGATCGATGGCGAGGATTTTCATGATAGCTACTTTCGTACTGCCTCTGGGGATTCCACGGCCCGCATCGGTTGGCAGCCTGACGGCCTTCCACTTCAGATCGTGACAGATCCGTCAGCAGGAGGGCAGGTGCGAACGTCCCCTACGGAGACGGTCGGCTGTCCTGTGACAGGGTCGGATGCGCCCGGGCAGCAGCGGCAACTCTGGATGATTGACCCGCCCGAAGCTGGTCGAACGCCCCCTGTGCAGACGGCCGGCGCGCGCGAGTATGAAGGTGGGAGTGAGGGCAGCATCCCCAGTTCAGGCCGCGCAGCGGCAGGGAGGTCGGGGAGATGGCAGCGACGGCAACGATGCAGACAGCGGCCCCGAGCCGCGCACGTGAAACCTCACGAGCGGAGTTGACGCCTGCCCCGGTTCGGATGGAGCCACCGGCTACCGGCCGACCGCCAGTCATCCGCGTGGAGCGGCTCTGCAAGCAGTACGTCGCTGGCAGCACTGTGGTGGCGGCCCTTCGCGACGTCGATCTCGAGGTGCGGCCGAGTGAAATGGTCGCGGTGATGGGGCCATCCGGCTCCGGCAAGTCTACCTTCATGAACGTGATCGGCTGCCTGGACCGCCCGACGAGCGGCCGGTACTGGCTCGACGGCATCGAGGTCTCGACGCTTTCGGCCGACGAGCTTGCCGACCTGCGTAACCAGAAGATCGGGTTCATCTTCCAGGGGTTCAACCTGTTGCCGCGCATGGATGCGCTTGGCAACGTGATGCTGCCGATGGTGTACGCCGGCCTGCCAGCGGACGAGCGGCGCGAACGCGGCATGGCGGCGCTCGAGGCGGTCGGGTTGCAGGATCGGGCGCAGCACCGCTCGAACGAGCTGTCTGGCGGGCAGATTCAGCGGGTTGCCATCGCGCGGGCGCTGGTCAACGGCCCCAGCCTGATCCTGGCAGACGAGCCGACCGGGAACCTGGACAGCAGGACCAGTATCGAGATCATGGCGATCCTCCAGCGGCTCAACGCCGAGGGCGCGACCATCATCATCGTCACGCACGAAGCCGACATCGCGGCCCACGCGAGCCGGATCGTGACGTTTCGTGACGGCCGGGTGGTGGGCGACAACGTGGTGGCGCACCCCGCGTCGGCCGAGGCCACGCTTGCAGCGTGGCCCAGGGCCGAGCAGGAGTAAGAGACGCAGATGGTGAGAGCGGGGCGCTGCCGAGCCGGACGTTGAATCAGCCCTGAGACCACCAGCAAACATCAACGCGCCGTTCACCGCCGGCAACCTGTCGGGATACCTCTCTGCGCGACCATCCTGGTGGGAGGACGTGTTCCTGGCGTGCCGTCCCCATGAGGCGCGTGGCCTGGACGAGGCCCAGGCGTCCCATAGCCAATCACGGACGATCCGCTCGGGGCCAGCAGGCGGCTGACCG is a genomic window containing:
- a CDS encoding response regulator transcription factor; this translates as MKILAIDRDPATLDGLTAALQFHWHDVVVLTAPDGERGVQIFFEHDPDVLLLELALGDCSAFDVLRQVRRVSDVPIIVLSARTDDADQIRALELGADEYVLKPCSYLVLIARIKAILRRADLLPPERALPDLVIGDLVFNFRDRQVSLAGEPIKLTPVEYKLLYHLVRNAGRLMPHEALLDRVWGAEYGHTPDHLKVFISRLRSKIERPGGPHYIETVRGVGYTFIHEDHWLHPNGVTPPCTLDEASVIADSAWNRRH
- a CDS encoding ABC transporter ATP-binding protein; translation: MEPPATGRPPVIRVERLCKQYVAGSTVVAALRDVDLEVRPSEMVAVMGPSGSGKSTFMNVIGCLDRPTSGRYWLDGIEVSTLSADELADLRNQKIGFIFQGFNLLPRMDALGNVMLPMVYAGLPADERRERGMAALEAVGLQDRAQHRSNELSGGQIQRVAIARALVNGPSLILADEPTGNLDSRTSIEIMAILQRLNAEGATIIIVTHEADIAAHASRIVTFRDGRVVGDNVVAHPASAEATLAAWPRAEQE